In Coregonus clupeaformis isolate EN_2021a chromosome 15, ASM2061545v1, whole genome shotgun sequence, one genomic interval encodes:
- the saxo2 gene encoding stabilizer of axonemal microtubules 2 isoform X2, with translation MKRLCICEICSCGRHRCPHRPTALYGKPNKTCVLTEYTEKYPAYGGYNPPQSLKPKPVNHGDQGRMDGTTTFKTDFIPYEVTRRPGKQQAEYKPKPGDIDLGTTYKQDYTLYEVHPFAPSRPRERVRATGHKMDTVPTYKEDFRQWEMCKRELKKPDLSYHPPDAKFDGHTTFQDDFLTRGLAPRESFKPSSSPKMSDAPFDCVTSNQQCYVPHPLEARWVKAPEPYRPSSQPLQDLTTNRRDYQGLPGQLPQSYKPNPGKVTSDIPFQSSTEFKERFQQWPVSLPQLHKSLQYVSPTEHMDMSTTSGADYVRHNIQPFISAKPFNRPNKSSAPFQAHFTPHELQPSVSFKPAHAPMRTDAPLEGGTMYSTEFTPKRISICPASYDSPPGFVFEDSDDRGHRFYRKLPSKDRNKMAAGMAVAVVS, from the exons ATGAAACGGCTATGCATATGTGAGATCTGCAGCTGTGG ACGCCACCGCTGCCCCCACCGGCCCACAGCTCTGTATGGAAAGCCCAATAAGACATGTGTCCTGACAGAGTACACAGAGAAGTACCCCGCCTATGGAGGATACAACCCGCCCCAGAGCCTGAAACCCAAGCCTGTTAACCACGGTGACCAGGGGAGAATGGATGGAACTACTACATTCAA GACTGACTTTATTCCCTACGAGGTGACTCGACGACCGGGGAAACAGCAGGCGGAGTACAAACCCAAACCTGGAGACATAGATCTGGGGACCACCTACAAACAAGACTACACCCTTTATGAGGTCCACCCCTTCGCCCCTTCCAGACCCAGGGAGAGGGTACGTGCAACAGGGCACAAAATGGATACAGTGCCTACTTACAAAG AGGATTTCCGACAGTGGGAGATGTGCAAGCGGGAGCTGAAGAAACCCGACCTGAGCTACCACCCTCCAGACGCCAAGTTCGACGGCCACACCACCTTCCAGGACGACTTCCTCACCCGAGGCCTGGCCCCCAGAGAGAGCTTCAAACCCTCCAGTAGCCCCAAAATGTCCGATGCCCCCTTCGATTGCGTGACCAGTAACCAGCAGTGCTATGTGCCCCACCCTCTGGAGGCGCGCTGGGTGAAGGCTCCAGAGCCCTATAGACCCAGTAGCCAGCCCTTACAAGATCTTACCACCAACCGAAGAGACTACCAGGGCCTGCCAGGACAGCTGCCCCAGAGCTATAAGCCTAACCCTGGAAAG GTGACGTCTGACATTCCGtttcagagcagcacagagtttAAGGAGCGTTTCCAGCAGTGGCCCGTGTCCCTGCCTCAGCTGCACAAGAGCCTGCAGTACGTCAGCCCCACAGAGCACATGGACATGAGCACCACGTCTGGTGCAGACTACGTCCGACACAACATCCAGCCCTTCATCTCCGCCAAGCCCTTCAATCGGCCCAACAAGTCATCAGCTCCCTTCCAG GCCCACTTTACACCCCACGAGCTGCAGCCCAGTGTGAGCTTCAAGCCAGCTCACGCCCCAATGAGGACTGATGCCCCATTGGAGGGCGGCACCATGTACAGCACAGAGTTCACCCCcaagag GATCAGCATTTGTCCAGCCAGCTATGACTCGCCGCCGGGCTTCGTGTTTGAGGACAGCGACGACAGGGGACACAGGTTCTACAGGAAGTTGCCGTCTAAGGACAGGAACAAGATGGCTGCTGGCATGGCGGTGGCTGTGGTATCATAA
- the saxo2 gene encoding stabilizer of axonemal microtubules 2 isoform X1 — MKRLCICEICSCGRHRCPHRPTALYGKPNKTCVLTEYTEKYPAYGGYNPPQSLKPKPVNHGDQGRMDGTTTFKTDFIPYEVTRRPGKQQAEYKPKPGDIDLGTTYKQDYTLYEVHPFAPSRPRERVRATGHKMDTVPTYKEDFRQWEMCKRELKKPDLSYHPPDAKFDGHTTFQDDFLTRGLAPRESFKPSSSPKMSDAPFDCVTSNQQCYVPHPLEARWVKAPEPYRPSSQPLQDLTTNRRDYQGLPGQLPQSYKPNPGKVTSDIPFQSSTEFKERFQQWPVSLPQLHKSLQYVSPTEHMDMSTTSGADYVRHNIQPFISAKPFNRPNKSSAPFQVCTTMRDDYQPWEVKRQAMIKKPEEMQRATGRMDYLSTFKAHFTPHELQPSVSFKPAHAPMRTDAPLEGGTMYSTEFTPKRISICPASYDSPPGFVFEDSDDRGHRFYRKLPSKDRNKMAAGMAVAVVS, encoded by the exons ATGAAACGGCTATGCATATGTGAGATCTGCAGCTGTGG ACGCCACCGCTGCCCCCACCGGCCCACAGCTCTGTATGGAAAGCCCAATAAGACATGTGTCCTGACAGAGTACACAGAGAAGTACCCCGCCTATGGAGGATACAACCCGCCCCAGAGCCTGAAACCCAAGCCTGTTAACCACGGTGACCAGGGGAGAATGGATGGAACTACTACATTCAA GACTGACTTTATTCCCTACGAGGTGACTCGACGACCGGGGAAACAGCAGGCGGAGTACAAACCCAAACCTGGAGACATAGATCTGGGGACCACCTACAAACAAGACTACACCCTTTATGAGGTCCACCCCTTCGCCCCTTCCAGACCCAGGGAGAGGGTACGTGCAACAGGGCACAAAATGGATACAGTGCCTACTTACAAAG AGGATTTCCGACAGTGGGAGATGTGCAAGCGGGAGCTGAAGAAACCCGACCTGAGCTACCACCCTCCAGACGCCAAGTTCGACGGCCACACCACCTTCCAGGACGACTTCCTCACCCGAGGCCTGGCCCCCAGAGAGAGCTTCAAACCCTCCAGTAGCCCCAAAATGTCCGATGCCCCCTTCGATTGCGTGACCAGTAACCAGCAGTGCTATGTGCCCCACCCTCTGGAGGCGCGCTGGGTGAAGGCTCCAGAGCCCTATAGACCCAGTAGCCAGCCCTTACAAGATCTTACCACCAACCGAAGAGACTACCAGGGCCTGCCAGGACAGCTGCCCCAGAGCTATAAGCCTAACCCTGGAAAG GTGACGTCTGACATTCCGtttcagagcagcacagagtttAAGGAGCGTTTCCAGCAGTGGCCCGTGTCCCTGCCTCAGCTGCACAAGAGCCTGCAGTACGTCAGCCCCACAGAGCACATGGACATGAGCACCACGTCTGGTGCAGACTACGTCCGACACAACATCCAGCCCTTCATCTCCGCCAAGCCCTTCAATCGGCCCAACAAGTCATCAGCTCCCTTCCAG GTCTGCACCACCATGAGAGATGACTACCAGCCTTGGGAGGTCAAGAGACAGGCCATGATCAAGAAGCCTGAGGAGATGCAGAGAGCCACCGGACGGATGGACTACCTCTCCACCTTCAAg GCCCACTTTACACCCCACGAGCTGCAGCCCAGTGTGAGCTTCAAGCCAGCTCACGCCCCAATGAGGACTGATGCCCCATTGGAGGGCGGCACCATGTACAGCACAGAGTTCACCCCcaagag GATCAGCATTTGTCCAGCCAGCTATGACTCGCCGCCGGGCTTCGTGTTTGAGGACAGCGACGACAGGGGACACAGGTTCTACAGGAAGTTGCCGTCTAAGGACAGGAACAAGATGGCTGCTGGCATGGCGGTGGCTGTGGTATCATAA